One window of Atribacter laminatus genomic DNA carries:
- a CDS encoding flavodoxin family protein, with protein sequence MRVAFVYLGKDKALQQSTRYMINAFEKSGHTVKAIEIEDVSSPINLRPYDVIFIGASVVSAFGGKISPEVVNFLKGVAGMEGKKTVAYVRPSLFGTDKALRRLMANMESSGAFVTDFQAIKSDRDAQLLLERQLKKG encoded by the coding sequence TTGAGAGTTGCTTTCGTTTATCTCGGGAAAGATAAAGCTTTACAACAGAGTACGCGTTACATGATCAATGCTTTTGAAAAATCAGGTCATACCGTGAAAGCTATTGAAATCGAGGATGTATCCTCACCTATTAATTTAAGGCCATATGATGTAATTTTTATTGGTGCGTCGGTAGTCAGTGCTTTTGGTGGCAAGATTTCACCGGAAGTGGTGAACTTTTTAAAAGGAGTAGCTGGAATGGAGGGGAAGAAAACGGTGGCCTATGTTCGACCCTCCTTGTTTGGAACCGATAAAGCCCTTCGGCGTTTAATGGCGAATATGGAGTCAAGCGGGGCATTTGTTACTGACTTTCAAGCGATTAAGAGTGATAGAGATGCCCAGCTTTTATTGGAAAGGCAATTAAAAAAAGGATAG
- a CDS encoding sugar ABC transporter ATP-binding protein, with translation MNNPIKDEDWILRFDKVTKRFPGVLALDNVSFDVLRGEVHALVGENGAGKSTLIKIVTGVYQKTSGAVFFQGQSIHYQNPHEALRSGIAAIYQELNLIPALTVAENIFMGHHIRNQRGFIDWKKMKEEAQKLIDFLEVDVDIDAKVGTLGVAKKQVVEIAKALSLNAQILIMDEPTAALAKKEIETLFRIIQFLKSKGVTIIYISHHLDEIFAISDRVTVLRDGKHVATSNTATLTIDDLIKMMVGRKLVEQFPHLDHKVEDEVLRVENLNRKGVLHNINFSLKKGQIVGIAGMVGSGRTELLRAIYGLDPLDGGKIFVKGNKVTIQSPHDAINLGIALLPEERKTQGLVLLLSVTDNIGLPSLTKISNRGFIDDTKLNHITSEMVQMMNIKTPFFHQKTMFLSGGNQQKVVLGKWFARECDIYLFDEPTRGIDVGAKIEIYHLMNKLIERGAAILMVSSELPEILGMSDHILVMKEGKITGTLTRQNANQEEVLKLAIGGGRLNGRSD, from the coding sequence ATGAATAATCCCATTAAGGATGAGGATTGGATTTTACGATTTGATAAGGTAACTAAACGTTTTCCGGGTGTGTTAGCTTTAGATAATGTCAGTTTTGATGTTTTAAGGGGAGAGGTCCATGCTTTGGTAGGTGAGAATGGAGCTGGAAAATCGACCTTAATTAAAATTGTCACCGGTGTATATCAAAAAACTTCGGGAGCTGTATTTTTTCAAGGTCAATCAATTCATTATCAAAACCCACATGAAGCTTTACGGAGCGGAATAGCTGCCATCTATCAAGAACTGAATTTAATACCTGCTTTAACAGTAGCTGAAAACATCTTTATGGGTCACCACATTCGCAACCAGCGAGGATTTATTGATTGGAAAAAGATGAAAGAGGAAGCTCAGAAGCTCATAGATTTTCTGGAAGTGGATGTAGATATTGATGCGAAGGTTGGAACTTTGGGAGTTGCAAAAAAGCAGGTGGTTGAGATTGCAAAAGCACTTTCACTCAATGCACAAATATTAATAATGGATGAACCTACGGCAGCGTTAGCAAAAAAAGAGATTGAAACACTATTCCGAATTATCCAGTTCCTGAAATCAAAGGGAGTAACCATAATTTATATTTCACACCATCTCGACGAAATATTTGCTATATCCGATCGAGTGACAGTGTTAAGAGATGGGAAGCATGTTGCAACCAGCAATACAGCTACGTTAACGATTGATGATTTGATAAAAATGATGGTTGGGCGGAAATTAGTTGAGCAATTTCCTCATCTGGATCATAAAGTTGAAGATGAGGTTTTAAGAGTAGAAAATTTAAACCGGAAGGGAGTGCTGCACAATATTAATTTTTCCCTTAAAAAGGGACAAATCGTAGGAATTGCCGGAATGGTTGGTTCAGGTCGAACTGAACTCTTACGGGCTATATATGGTTTAGATCCTTTAGATGGCGGAAAGATTTTTGTGAAAGGGAATAAAGTTACCATTCAATCTCCGCATGATGCCATTAATTTGGGCATTGCGCTTCTCCCTGAAGAAAGAAAAACCCAAGGTTTGGTATTGTTATTATCGGTCACGGACAATATTGGGCTACCTTCCTTAACCAAGATATCCAATCGTGGTTTTATTGATGATACGAAACTCAATCATATCACTTCTGAAATGGTTCAAATGATGAATATTAAAACTCCTTTCTTTCATCAGAAAACCATGTTTCTTTCCGGGGGGAATCAACAAAAAGTGGTGTTGGGGAAATGGTTTGCTCGAGAGTGCGATATTTACCTCTTTGATGAACCAACTCGGGGAATTGATGTGGGAGCAAAGATTGAAATATATCACTTAATGAACAAACTTATAGAACGAGGGGCTGCAATCTTGATGGTTTCTTCAGAATTACCGGAAATATTAGGGATGAGCGATCATATATTGGTTATGAAAGAAGGAAAGATTACCGGAACCTTAACCCGCCAAAATGCGAACCAAGAAGAAGTTTTAAAACTAGCAATAGGAGGGGGACGTTTAAATGGACGCTCTGACTGA
- a CDS encoding DUF2294 domain-containing protein: MKKKSELESQISSTLIQFEKEYMGRGPVDIKTYLFDDIVFIRLKGVLTKAETQLASGGSKDNRDLIKRVRIELLEKGRPLLEAIIENILNRKVVSLHTDISTRTGERLIIFTLNEPLNDLV, encoded by the coding sequence ATGAAAAAGAAAAGCGAATTGGAAAGTCAAATTAGTTCGACTCTCATCCAGTTTGAAAAAGAATACATGGGAAGAGGGCCAGTCGATATAAAGACTTACCTTTTTGATGATATTGTTTTTATACGATTGAAAGGCGTCCTCACCAAAGCAGAAACGCAATTAGCCTCAGGGGGGAGTAAGGATAACCGCGATTTAATAAAGCGGGTCCGTATTGAGCTTTTAGAAAAAGGAAGACCGCTTTTGGAAGCAATAATTGAAAATATTCTTAATCGAAAAGTAGTGAGCTTGCACACTGATATCAGTACTCGTACTGGTGAGCGGTTGATAATCTTTACTTTAAATGAACCACTGAATGACCTGGTCTAA
- a CDS encoding phosphoenolpyruvate carboxykinase (ATP), with protein sequence MKSFTLRNKEVIIHTEGEICGNIQELTNSPIFERMVYAFMDHIKKHSSLLSDSLFPPDVELSYRSKIVSLLRILTTSSLEEVVKILPDYGFFLDKKNLLHEFVEKLYNFWRRYERYMICHSESGIYSHDQKPYRTFNMTVERLSHLVRAGYRDICENITGTHPRVYRQVDAGCQAGIIAVPKKWNLPSEEYAKLLSIPFIRQLMIQPPLILDPPMNKRTGHFHKIPQNVLSSLVIEGKKWLCYPAQVGKLVIFIYFEECFMGLGCSLANLFELADDDQISKGPDAIYLYGINPTTFPSNLNSETVFFDDESNKILIGFVPGKEQYGYFGYLKKMVLTLHNIVMMKKGILPFHGAAFRITNLDKSVSTIAIIGDTAAGKSETLEALRIMGNGYIADLKIIADDMGSFEIDENNHQILCFGTEIGAFVRLDDLEKGYAFEQIDRAIIMSPQKMNARVILPVTTVDCILKGSPIDYIFYANNYEEIDELHPVIERFPTVEKALEVFREGKAMSKGTTTSVGIVNSYFANIFGPIQYLDLHEKIAHRYFSKFFKTNIFVGQIRTRLGICGQEMNGPQTAAAALMELVGLKRTK encoded by the coding sequence ATGAAAAGCTTTACTTTAAGGAATAAAGAAGTGATCATTCATACTGAAGGAGAAATTTGTGGTAACATCCAAGAATTAACCAATAGCCCCATTTTCGAAAGAATGGTTTACGCCTTCATGGATCATATCAAAAAGCACAGTTCTTTGTTAAGCGATTCTTTATTTCCTCCAGATGTTGAGCTTTCCTATCGTTCAAAAATAGTTTCTCTACTGCGAATTTTAACCACATCATCTCTTGAAGAAGTTGTTAAAATCTTACCTGATTATGGTTTCTTTTTAGATAAAAAAAATTTACTTCATGAATTTGTGGAAAAGCTCTATAACTTCTGGCGTCGATATGAAAGGTATATGATTTGTCATTCCGAGTCTGGAATCTATTCTCATGATCAAAAACCTTATCGAACTTTTAACATGACGGTTGAGCGTCTTTCCCACTTAGTTCGAGCAGGATATCGCGATATATGCGAAAATATCACTGGTACTCATCCTCGAGTTTATCGTCAAGTCGATGCCGGTTGCCAAGCGGGAATTATTGCGGTCCCAAAAAAATGGAATCTTCCTTCGGAAGAATACGCTAAACTCCTTTCCATCCCCTTTATCCGACAATTGATGATACAACCGCCTCTCATTCTCGATCCTCCAATGAATAAACGAACTGGACATTTCCATAAAATTCCTCAAAACGTATTATCCAGCCTTGTGATCGAGGGGAAAAAATGGCTTTGTTATCCAGCCCAGGTTGGGAAATTAGTCATCTTCATCTATTTTGAAGAATGTTTTATGGGATTAGGTTGTTCTCTGGCCAATCTTTTTGAGTTGGCTGATGATGATCAAATCAGCAAAGGACCGGATGCTATTTACCTTTATGGGATTAATCCCACAACGTTTCCTTCCAATCTCAATTCTGAAACTGTCTTTTTTGATGATGAATCGAATAAAATTCTGATCGGTTTCGTTCCTGGAAAAGAGCAATATGGGTACTTCGGCTATCTTAAAAAGATGGTGCTCACGCTCCACAATATTGTCATGATGAAAAAAGGAATCCTGCCTTTCCATGGCGCAGCTTTTCGTATCACCAATTTGGATAAATCAGTTTCGACTATTGCCATTATTGGAGACACGGCTGCAGGGAAATCGGAAACTCTGGAAGCTCTTCGTATTATGGGAAATGGATATATTGCTGACCTAAAAATTATTGCCGATGATATGGGCTCTTTTGAGATTGATGAAAACAACCATCAAATTCTCTGTTTTGGTACCGAGATTGGTGCCTTTGTTCGACTTGATGATTTAGAAAAAGGCTATGCCTTTGAACAAATTGACCGAGCTATTATCATGAGTCCTCAAAAAATGAATGCCCGAGTTATTTTACCAGTAACAACCGTAGATTGTATCTTAAAGGGATCCCCAATTGATTATATTTTCTATGCAAATAACTATGAAGAAATTGATGAGTTACATCCAGTTATTGAACGGTTTCCGACCGTTGAAAAAGCTTTGGAAGTATTCCGGGAAGGAAAAGCTATGTCAAAAGGAACCACCACGTCGGTAGGTATTGTGAATTCCTATTTCGCAAACATTTTTGGGCCTATTCAGTATCTCGATCTCCATGAAAAAATTGCCCATCGCTATTTCTCAAAATTTTTTAAAACTAATATCTTTGTCGGTCAAATTCGTACTCGTTTAGGTATCTGCGGTCAAGAAATGAATGGACCGCAAACTGCCGCTGCTGCTCTTATGGAGTTAGTTGGTCTAAAAAGAACCAAATAA
- a CDS encoding 50S ribosomal protein L11 methyltransferase: MSRIWKKLTLRIKHESYREQVYLWFKDQEPYGFWEKDSLTIVAYLRDWPEGAFPEYIVAAEREEEPDENWAEEWRKRFIPIIVNEAIVIRPPWEPAIPSMVDLVIYPAYAFGTGDHPTTFSCMEFLSQFFKPGMKFLDVGMGSGILSLLAIRLGAGDVTAIDIDPLAMEELKRNCALNQVPFERIQAKTSDLSSVQGSFDFIVVNIGAEFILENLPLLSNMLPVTGYLVLSGFQVEDDSRIEKAVGMLSLEIIHTNQKNNWNTLLCQKKRDRNSQIEKY, translated from the coding sequence ATGAGTCGAATATGGAAGAAACTCACTCTGAGAATAAAGCATGAATCCTATCGCGAGCAGGTTTATTTGTGGTTTAAAGATCAGGAACCGTACGGCTTCTGGGAGAAAGATAGTTTGACCATAGTTGCCTACCTACGAGATTGGCCAGAGGGGGCCTTTCCAGAATACATCGTTGCTGCAGAACGTGAAGAAGAACCTGATGAAAATTGGGCTGAAGAATGGCGCAAACGCTTTATACCGATAATAGTAAATGAAGCCATTGTCATTCGTCCTCCTTGGGAACCAGCAATTCCTTCAATGGTAGATTTGGTTATTTATCCTGCTTACGCATTTGGGACCGGTGATCATCCAACAACTTTTTCCTGTATGGAATTCCTATCTCAATTTTTTAAACCGGGAATGAAATTTTTAGATGTTGGCATGGGATCGGGGATACTCTCTCTTTTAGCTATTCGTCTTGGTGCTGGAGATGTTACTGCTATTGATATTGATCCCTTGGCCATGGAAGAATTAAAACGCAACTGTGCATTAAATCAAGTCCCTTTTGAGCGGATTCAGGCAAAAACGAGTGATCTTTCCAGCGTGCAAGGTTCTTTTGATTTTATCGTAGTGAATATTGGAGCCGAATTTATTTTAGAAAATTTACCCCTCCTGAGCAATATGCTTCCTGTTACTGGTTATTTAGTATTATCAGGTTTTCAAGTAGAGGATGACTCTCGTATTGAAAAGGCTGTTGGTATGCTTTCTCTTGAAATAATACATACAAACCAGAAAAATAATTGGAATACGCTTCTTTGCCAAAAAAAACGAGATAGGAATTCTCAGATAGAAAAATATTGA
- a CDS encoding sugar phosphate isomerase/epimerase family protein, producing the protein MFKFGVDTFIWSEAFSEKDLWVIPKAKELGFEVLDISISKPDSFPTQLVKEKIQETGLEVVTTTTLGKETNLISSDPAIRKNGIEFMKKMVDINVELGSRIIGGVSYAAWGYLSGKPRTQQEWDWSIASMKEIAQYAQEKSQIAVCVEPVNRFETHFLNIADDAVRYCQEVGYENIKVHLDSFHMIREETSFREAVKTCGKKYLGYVHVCENNRGIPGTGLVPWKEFFLALKDINYTGPLVIESFDPSFEELNRQCAIWRKLADSGEELAVQGLKHLRAVAKEIGE; encoded by the coding sequence ATGTTCAAATTTGGAGTTGATACCTTTATTTGGAGTGAAGCTTTCTCAGAAAAAGATCTATGGGTCATTCCGAAAGCGAAAGAACTTGGTTTTGAAGTATTAGATATTTCCATCAGTAAACCAGATAGTTTCCCCACCCAACTGGTCAAAGAAAAGATTCAAGAAACCGGTCTCGAAGTGGTTACCACCACCACTCTGGGTAAAGAAACCAACCTGATCTCATCTGATCCGGCCATTCGAAAAAACGGCATTGAATTCATGAAGAAGATGGTTGATATCAATGTTGAGCTGGGGTCTCGAATCATCGGTGGCGTAAGCTATGCTGCCTGGGGATACCTGAGTGGGAAACCCCGAACCCAACAAGAATGGGACTGGTCGATTGCCAGCATGAAAGAGATTGCTCAGTATGCTCAGGAGAAGAGCCAAATCGCCGTCTGTGTTGAACCGGTGAATCGCTTTGAAACCCATTTCTTAAACATTGCCGATGATGCAGTTCGCTATTGTCAGGAAGTTGGCTATGAGAATATCAAAGTCCATCTCGACTCCTTCCACATGATTCGGGAAGAAACCAGCTTTCGGGAAGCAGTGAAAACCTGTGGGAAGAAATATTTGGGCTATGTCCATGTCTGTGAAAACAACCGAGGAATTCCCGGAACCGGTCTAGTCCCCTGGAAAGAATTCTTTCTTGCTCTCAAGGATATCAACTACACTGGCCCGTTAGTCATCGAATCTTTTGATCCCAGTTTTGAAGAGCTCAACCGTCAATGTGCCATCTGGAGAAAATTGGCTGATTCTGGAGAAGAATTAGCGGTTCAAGGGTTGAAGCATCTCAGAGCAGTCGCCAAGGAGATTGGAGAGTAA